Proteins encoded in a region of the Rhizobium sp. CC-YZS058 genome:
- the cysD gene encoding sulfate adenylyltransferase subunit CysD, translating into MPLSLPETELHNPQTSKAPLDPHLKALENESIHIFREVAAEFEKPVMLYSVGKDSSVLLHLARKAFYPGRVPFPLLHVNTGWKFAEMIAFRDRIVRDYDLDLISHTNPRGAAENVTPFTHGSALYTDIMKTEALRQALDAGGYDAAFGGARRDEEASRAKERIYSFRTPDHRWDPRNQRPELWNVYNGMIRKGESVRAFPLSNWTEVDIWRYIQAEDIPIVPLYFAARRPVVERDGMLILAEDPRLELKPGEEKREELIRFRTLGCFPLTGAIRSTATTLDDIIAELETATVSERQGRAIDRDQSGSMEKKKREGYF; encoded by the coding sequence ATGCCTCTCTCGCTTCCGGAAACGGAACTCCACAATCCGCAGACTTCGAAGGCGCCGCTCGATCCGCATCTGAAGGCGCTGGAAAACGAATCGATCCATATCTTCCGCGAAGTGGCGGCCGAGTTCGAAAAGCCGGTCATGCTCTATTCGGTCGGCAAGGATTCCTCGGTTCTGCTGCATCTGGCGCGCAAGGCCTTCTATCCCGGCCGCGTGCCCTTTCCGCTTCTGCATGTGAACACCGGCTGGAAGTTTGCCGAGATGATCGCCTTCCGCGACAGAATAGTGCGCGACTATGATCTCGACCTGATCTCCCACACCAATCCGCGCGGGGCGGCCGAGAATGTCACGCCCTTCACCCATGGGTCGGCGCTCTACACCGACATCATGAAGACCGAGGCGCTGCGCCAGGCGCTGGATGCCGGCGGCTACGACGCGGCCTTTGGCGGCGCGCGGCGCGACGAGGAAGCGAGCCGCGCCAAGGAGCGGATCTATTCCTTCCGCACGCCCGACCACCGCTGGGACCCGCGCAACCAGCGCCCGGAGTTGTGGAACGTTTATAACGGCATGATCCGCAAGGGCGAAAGCGTGCGCGCCTTCCCGCTGTCCAACTGGACCGAAGTCGACATCTGGCGCTACATCCAGGCCGAGGATATCCCGATCGTGCCGCTCTATTTCGCGGCCAGGCGCCCGGTGGTCGAGCGCGACGGCATGCTGATCCTGGCGGAAGATCCGCGCCTTGAGCTCAAACCCGGCGAAGAGAAGCGCGAGGAGCTGATCCGCTTCCGCACGCTCGGCTGCTTCCCGCTGACGGGCGCCATCCGCTCCACCGCCACGACGCTCGACGACATCATCGCCGAGCTCGAAACCGCGACCGTCTCCGAACGCCAGGGCCGCGCCATCGACCGGGACCAGTCCGGCTCGATGGAGAAGAAGAAACGCGAAGGATATTTCTGA
- the cysN gene encoding sulfate adenylyltransferase subunit CysN, translated as MTVSPLQAAALAGEQDAARDATVTSFPADAARTPRDSRPLRLITCGSVDDGKSTLIGRLLWDTKAVKEDQAATLRRDSGQQNDLGLPDFALLLDGLQAEREQGITIDVAYRYFATDKRSFIVADTPGHEQYTRNMATGASTADLAVLLVDARAGLLEQTRRHATIATLMGIKQFVLAVNKIDLTDYDQARFDAISHEFKELALSLGVRQVTAIPVSALKGENVVYDGRASMPWYDGPTLVEVLELATVRSGQATGFRLPVQRVSRPGESFRGYQGTVAGGSVKPGDSVVILPSGMVANVSKIVTFDLVRNAAVTGDAVTLVLDRQVDVARGDMIVAIDNQPQTGTAFDAQLVALQAEGILPGKRYWLKSGSRRQRVSVEPISQLDLKAGKWHAAASLPMNAIGKVHLAFDEQAVFDPYEQNRATGAFILIDPDTNNTVAGGMITAKRSSLSGLHTEDARVILSLPADLADRLLASDLLSSRREDVDVRRVTAARAGQVLDLLDE; from the coding sequence ATGACTGTTTCCCCTCTCCAGGCCGCTGCCCTTGCCGGCGAACAGGATGCCGCGCGCGACGCCACGGTCACCAGCTTTCCCGCCGATGCCGCCCGCACCCCGCGCGATTCGCGCCCGCTGCGGCTCATCACCTGCGGCTCGGTGGATGACGGCAAGTCGACGCTGATCGGCCGGCTGCTCTGGGACACCAAGGCGGTGAAGGAAGACCAGGCCGCGACGCTGCGCCGGGATTCCGGCCAGCAGAACGATCTGGGCCTGCCCGATTTCGCCCTGCTGCTCGACGGGCTGCAGGCCGAGCGCGAACAGGGCATCACCATCGATGTCGCCTATCGCTACTTCGCCACCGACAAGCGCTCCTTCATCGTCGCCGATACGCCCGGCCACGAGCAATATACCCGCAACATGGCGACCGGCGCCTCCACGGCCGATCTGGCCGTGCTGCTGGTCGATGCCCGCGCCGGGCTTCTCGAACAGACCCGCCGGCACGCGACGATCGCCACGCTGATGGGCATCAAGCAGTTCGTGCTGGCCGTCAACAAGATCGACCTGACCGATTACGACCAGGCCCGCTTCGATGCGATCTCGCACGAGTTCAAGGAGCTGGCGCTCTCGCTCGGCGTGCGCCAGGTGACCGCGATCCCGGTTTCGGCGCTGAAGGGCGAGAATGTCGTCTATGACGGCCGCGCCTCCATGCCTTGGTATGACGGGCCGACACTGGTCGAGGTTCTGGAGCTCGCCACCGTGCGCTCCGGCCAGGCGACCGGCTTCCGCCTGCCGGTGCAGCGCGTCTCGCGGCCGGGCGAAAGTTTCCGCGGCTATCAGGGGACGGTCGCCGGCGGCTCGGTCAAGCCCGGCGACAGCGTCGTGATCCTGCCCTCCGGCATGGTCGCCAATGTCTCCAAGATCGTCACCTTCGACCTCGTGCGCAATGCCGCCGTGACCGGCGATGCCGTGACGCTGGTGCTCGACCGGCAGGTGGACGTGGCGCGCGGCGACATGATCGTCGCCATCGACAACCAGCCGCAGACCGGCACCGCCTTCGACGCCCAGCTCGTGGCGCTGCAGGCCGAAGGCATTCTGCCCGGCAAGCGCTACTGGCTGAAGAGCGGCTCACGCCGCCAGCGCGTCAGCGTCGAGCCGATCAGTCAGCTGGACCTGAAGGCCGGCAAATGGCACGCCGCCGCCTCGCTGCCGATGAACGCGATCGGCAAGGTGCATCTCGCCTTCGACGAACAGGCGGTCTTCGACCCCTATGAGCAGAACCGCGCGACCGGTGCCTTCATCCTGATCGATCCGGACACCAACAACACGGTGGCCGGCGGCATGATCACCGCCAAGCGCTCCTCCCTCTCCGGCCTCCACACCGAAGACGCCCGCGTCATCCTCTCCCTCCCCGCCGACCTGGCCGACCGCCTGCTGGCCAGCGACCTGTTGTCGTCGCGGCGGGAGGATGTGGATGTGCGCCGCGTCACGGCGGCCCGGGCGGGGCAGGTGTTGGATTTGCTCGACGAGTGA
- the betA gene encoding choline dehydrogenase has translation MTLKADFVIIGSGSAGSALAYRLSEDGKHSVIVIEAGGSDIGPFIQMPAALAWPMSMKRYNWGYLSEPEPNLNNRRITAPRGKVIGGSSSINGLVYVRGHAEDFNRWEALGARGWAYADVLPYFKRMETSHGGEEGWRGTDGPLHVRRGPVKNPLFHAFIKAGQEAGFELTQDYNGSKQEGFGLMEQTIHHGRRWSAANAYLRPAMKRGNCRLVHGFARRIVIENGRAVGVEIERNGGVEIVRAGREVIISASSFNSPKLLMLSGIGPAEHLREMGIAVKADRPGVGANLQDHMEFYFQQVSTKPVSLYSWLPWFWQGVAGAQWLLTRSGLGSSNQFEACAFLRSAPGLAQPDIQYHFLPVAISYDGKAAAKSHGFQVHVGYNLSKSRGSVTLRSADPKADPVIRFNYMSHPEDWEKFRHCVRLTREIFSQKAFDTYRGPEIQPGETVQSDEAIDAFLREHLESAYHPCGTCRMGDADDPLAVVDPQTRVIGVEGLRVADSSIFPHVTYGNLNGPSIMTGEKAADLILGRQPLPRSNQTPWQNPRAAVSDR, from the coding sequence ATGACGCTCAAAGCAGACTTCGTCATCATCGGCTCCGGTTCGGCCGGGTCGGCGCTTGCTTACCGGTTGTCGGAGGATGGCAAGCATTCGGTGATCGTGATCGAGGCGGGCGGGTCGGATATCGGGCCCTTCATCCAGATGCCGGCCGCACTCGCCTGGCCGATGAGCATGAAGCGCTACAATTGGGGCTATCTTTCCGAGCCCGAGCCGAACCTGAACAACCGCCGGATCACGGCGCCCCGCGGCAAGGTGATCGGCGGCTCCTCCTCGATCAACGGGCTGGTCTATGTCCGCGGCCATGCCGAGGACTTCAACCGGTGGGAGGCGCTCGGCGCCCGCGGCTGGGCCTATGCGGATGTACTGCCCTATTTCAAGCGGATGGAAACGAGCCATGGCGGCGAGGAGGGCTGGCGCGGCACGGATGGCCCGCTGCATGTGCGGCGCGGGCCGGTCAAGAACCCGCTCTTCCACGCCTTCATCAAGGCGGGTCAGGAAGCAGGCTTCGAGCTGACGCAGGACTATAACGGCTCCAAGCAGGAAGGCTTCGGCCTGATGGAGCAGACGATCCATCATGGCCGGCGCTGGTCGGCGGCCAATGCCTATCTCCGCCCGGCGATGAAGCGGGGCAATTGCCGGCTCGTTCATGGCTTTGCCCGCAGGATCGTGATCGAGAACGGCCGCGCCGTCGGCGTCGAGATCGAGCGCAATGGCGGGGTGGAGATCGTGCGGGCGGGTCGCGAGGTGATCATCTCCGCCTCCTCCTTCAATTCGCCGAAACTGCTGATGCTCTCCGGCATCGGGCCGGCCGAGCATCTGAGAGAGATGGGAATCGCGGTGAAGGCCGACAGGCCTGGCGTCGGCGCCAATCTGCAGGACCATATGGAGTTCTACTTCCAGCAGGTCTCGACCAAGCCGGTCTCGCTCTATTCCTGGCTGCCCTGGTTCTGGCAGGGCGTGGCGGGCGCCCAATGGCTGCTGACGCGCAGCGGGCTCGGATCCTCCAATCAGTTCGAGGCCTGCGCCTTCCTGCGTTCGGCCCCCGGGCTTGCCCAGCCGGATATCCAGTATCACTTCCTGCCCGTCGCCATCTCCTATGATGGCAAGGCAGCCGCCAAGAGCCATGGGTTCCAGGTCCATGTCGGCTACAATCTCTCGAAATCGCGCGGCAGCGTGACGCTGCGCTCGGCCGATCCGAAGGCCGATCCGGTGATCCGCTTCAATTATATGAGCCACCCGGAGGACTGGGAGAAGTTTCGCCATTGCGTGCGGCTGACCCGCGAGATCTTCAGCCAGAAGGCCTTCGACACCTATCGCGGACCGGAAATCCAGCCGGGCGAGACGGTGCAAAGCGACGAAGCCATCGACGCCTTCCTGCGCGAGCACCTGGAAAGCGCCTATCACCCCTGCGGCACCTGCAGGATGGGCGATGCGGACGACCCGCTTGCCGTGGTCGATCCGCAGACGCGGGTGATCGGCGTCGAGGGCCTGCGGGTCGCCGACAGTTCGATCTTCCCGCATGTGACCTATGGCAACTTGAACGGGCCCTCGATCATGACCGGAGAGAAAGCCGCCGACCTCATTCTCGGCCGCCAGCCCCTGCCCCGCTCCAACCAGACGCCATGGCAGAACCCGCGGGCAGCGGTCAGCGACCGATAG
- a CDS encoding phosphoadenylyl-sulfate reductase, with the protein MTSPSLETAAAELARRLEGLTLTERLALLATLPGRAVFTTSLGIEDQVITWAIAEGAIAKGAPAGAIEIATLETGRLFTETVALIDRTEETYGLLIKRYYPEQADVDAYVAAYGLNGFYDSVEARHACCGVRKVKPLGRALAGADYWITGLRRGQSGNRAETPLAEADLERGLIKVNPLADWSLDAITRTVADEAIPVNPLHGRGYPSIGCEPCTRAIKPGEPERAGRWWWENDEKRECGLHVADAASDIPARATALASGRDQAAPDPAASSAERQALADSVA; encoded by the coding sequence ATGACATCCCCATCGCTCGAAACCGCTGCCGCGGAGCTTGCCAGGCGGCTGGAAGGCCTGACGCTGACGGAGCGGCTGGCGCTTCTCGCCACCCTGCCCGGCCGCGCCGTCTTCACCACCAGCCTCGGCATCGAGGATCAGGTCATCACCTGGGCGATCGCAGAGGGGGCAATCGCCAAAGGCGCGCCGGCCGGCGCGATCGAGATCGCGACGCTCGAGACCGGCCGCCTGTTCACAGAGACCGTGGCGCTGATCGACCGGACCGAGGAGACCTATGGCCTGCTGATCAAGCGCTATTATCCCGAACAGGCCGATGTCGACGCCTATGTGGCGGCCTATGGGCTGAACGGGTTCTACGACAGCGTCGAGGCCCGTCATGCCTGCTGCGGCGTGCGCAAGGTGAAGCCGCTCGGCCGGGCGCTGGCCGGGGCGGACTACTGGATCACCGGGCTGAGGCGCGGCCAGTCCGGCAACCGCGCCGAAACGCCGCTGGCCGAAGCCGATCTCGAACGCGGGCTGATCAAGGTCAATCCGCTGGCCGACTGGTCGCTGGACGCGATCACCCGAACGGTGGCGGACGAGGCGATCCCGGTCAATCCGCTGCATGGCCGCGGCTATCCCTCGATCGGCTGCGAGCCCTGCACCCGGGCGATCAAGCCGGGCGAGCCCGAGCGCGCCGGCCGCTGGTGGTGGGAGAACGACGAGAAGCGCGAATGCGGCCTGCACGTGGCCGATGCCGCCTCCGACATCCCCGCCCGCGCCACCGCCCTTGCGTCCGGCCGCGATCAGGCCGCACCCGATCCCGCCGCCTCATCCGCCGAGCGCCAGGCGCTCGCCGACAGCGTCGCCTGA